From a single Methanofollis sp. W23 genomic region:
- a CDS encoding peptidylprolyl isomerase produces MANHPEGAKVVLHTTMGDITIQLYGDMPITAGNFEKLVKEGFYDGVIFHRVIANFMIQGGDPTGTGMGGPGYVIPDEFTPSNRNDRGTISMANAGPNTGGSQFFINLVDNVHLNQMHPVFGEIVEGLEVVDAIGTTRTDRQDRPRTEVRITKAEVL; encoded by the coding sequence ATGGCAAATCATCCAGAAGGAGCAAAGGTCGTCCTCCACACGACGATGGGCGACATCACCATCCAGCTTTATGGCGACATGCCGATCACCGCAGGGAACTTCGAGAAACTCGTGAAAGAAGGATTTTACGACGGCGTCATCTTCCACCGCGTCATCGCGAACTTCATGATCCAGGGTGGCGACCCAACCGGGACCGGGATGGGCGGGCCTGGATACGTGATCCCTGACGAGTTCACGCCCTCGAACAGGAACGACCGCGGCACCATCTCGATGGCGAATGCCGGCCCGAACACCGGGGGAAGCCAGTTCTTCATCAACCTCGTGGACAACGTCCATCTCAACCAGATGCACCCGGTCTTTGGTGAGATAGTCGAGGGTCTGGAGGTCGTCGACGCCATCGGCACAACCCGGACCGACCGCCAGGACCGGCCGCGCACCGAGGTCAGGATCACGAAGGCCGAGGTCCTCTAA